Within Sinorhizobium sp. RAC02, the genomic segment GTCGGCAGGCCAGCGCGCATCGGGAAATCCGTCTGCGGCAGGTAGAGGGTGGCGGAATAATCGACTTTTTCGGGCGTATCGGTCATGGATATGGCTATCGTCTTTTTCGCGCGCATTTTGCGCATGCGGGGATATTGTCATTTTACTTCGCATTCCCGGACGGAAAACCGCTTGGCACTTTTCCTGGAAATGCTTGTTCTGACGGCGGGAAGTTCTGGAAACGCCCAAAATCCCGGACCTTCCGGCTCTCGCTTAGAGCGCGCGGAAAGCCGGGCCACTAATTCGCAGATCGATGGTCAGCCGGTTGAGCATCATGCGCGCGGTATTACGGCCTTTTCGCAGCTTTGAAAAGACGGGGCACACCGGAAAGCCGTCGTTCCCTTCAGAAACAGAGGCGCTGGTCGATCGCCCCGAGCGGCTTGACGCCGGAAAGCAGCGCCCGCGCCTCCTCCTCGTCACGCTTCATCTGCACGACAAGGGCATCGAGGCCGTCGAATTTCAGCTCGTCGCGCAGGTGCCCGAAGAAGGAGACGGCGGAGACTTCGCCGTAGAGGTCGCCGGAGAAATCGAAGAGGAAGGTTTCGAGCAGCGGCACGCCATTCGAGGTGACCGTCGGGCGGCGGCCATAGCTGGCGACGCCGTCGTGCAGGCTGCCATCCGGGCGGCGGAACCGCACAGCATAGATGCCGTTGCGCAATTCCACTTCCGGCGGAAGCTGCATGTTGGCGGTCGGATAGCCCAATGTGCGGCCGAGCTGCTTGCCGCCGATCACCTCGGCCTCGACCGTATAGTGGTAACCGAGCTGGCCGGACGCCTCGACGACGGCTCCCTCTCCAAGCAGGGCACGGACGAAGCTCGACGAGATCACCGAGGCATTCTCGTCGCGAAAGGCATCGACCAGTGTGACGCCGAAACCATTGTCCTGGCCAGCGGCCATCAGGAAGGCCGGGCCGCCTTCCCTGCCCTTACCGAAATGGAAATCGAAGCCGGTGACGACCTCGGAGGCGTGCAGCCAATCCATCAGGATGGCGCGGATGAAGTCGTGCGCCGATATTTCGGAGAAGTTGCGATCGAAGGGATATTCGATGACGGCGGAAAAACCCATGCCTTCGAGGATGCGGGCCTTCAACGGTGCCGGCGTCAGACGGAAGACGGGGCGCTCCGGTCGGAAGACGGTGCGCGGATGGGGCTCGAAGGTCAGCACGAGGGCGGGGATGCCGCGCTCGGCGGCAAGATCGAGCGCCCGTTGCAGAACAGCCTGGTGGCCGCGGTGCACGCCGTCGAAATTGCCGATTGCAATGACGCCGCCGCGCAGATGCTCCGGCAGCGGCTGTTTCGTCTCGTTCCTGTGAAATACCGTCATGCCGACCGTCTCCGTCCCGTCACTGCAGCCGGGGCATCCACCACTTCGGGTGGGCATTTTCCTGAGCGAGAAAGCGTTCCAATCTTGCCTCGTCCGTGCGGCCGGCTTCAACATATTCCTGCGCATGGATGCCGCCGGAAATATAGAGCACATCGAGACCGAAGGCTTCAGCGCCGCGTACATCGGTCGGCATGCCGTCGCCGATGGCGATGACGCGCGACAGGTCGAAGGCGCCGCGCACGTCCTCAGCCTCCGCAATCGACTTTTCGTAGATCGGCCGATGCGGCTTGCCGGCGATCTGGCTGGTGCAGCCGAGCTCTTCATAGAGCTTGGCAAGCGCACCGGCACAGGGAATGAGGCGGTGGCCGCGCTCGACGACGAGGTCGGGGTTGGCGCAGATGAAGGGCAGCTTTTTCGCGGCGAGCGCGGTCAGCTCCGCGCGATAATCCTCGACGGTATCCTTCTCGTCTTCGCGAAGGCCGGCGCAGACGACGATGCCCGCCTCCTCCAGGCCGACCAGCTCGACGCCTAGGCCATCGAGCAGGGCCAAGTCCTTTTCCGCGCCGATGAAATAGATCTTCTTCGGGCCTTGCGCGATCAGCGCACGGGTGACGTCGCCCGATGTGACGATACGATCATAAGAATCATCGGTGACGCCGAGGCCGCGGATCTGCACTTTCACGCCCGGATGCGGGCGCGGCGAATTGGTGATGAGCACGACGGTGAGGCCGGCCGCGCG encodes:
- a CDS encoding bifunctional riboflavin kinase/FAD synthetase yields the protein MTVFHRNETKQPLPEHLRGGVIAIGNFDGVHRGHQAVLQRALDLAAERGIPALVLTFEPHPRTVFRPERPVFRLTPAPLKARILEGMGFSAVIEYPFDRNFSEISAHDFIRAILMDWLHASEVVTGFDFHFGKGREGGPAFLMAAGQDNGFGVTLVDAFRDENASVISSSFVRALLGEGAVVEASGQLGYHYTVEAEVIGGKQLGRTLGYPTANMQLPPEVELRNGIYAVRFRRPDGSLHDGVASYGRRPTVTSNGVPLLETFLFDFSGDLYGEVSAVSFFGHLRDELKFDGLDALVVQMKRDEEEARALLSGVKPLGAIDQRLCF
- a CDS encoding TIGR01459 family HAD-type hydrolase, whose product is MAHRIQSFRDITAHYDVVLCDVWGVLHNGVEAFSYASEALAEARAAGLTVVLITNSPRPHPGVKVQIRGLGVTDDSYDRIVTSGDVTRALIAQGPKKIYFIGAEKDLALLDGLGVELVGLEEAGIVVCAGLREDEKDTVEDYRAELTALAAKKLPFICANPDLVVERGHRLIPCAGALAKLYEELGCTSQIAGKPHRPIYEKSIAEAEDVRGAFDLSRVIAIGDGMPTDVRGAEAFGLDVLYISGGIHAQEYVEAGRTDEARLERFLAQENAHPKWWMPRLQ